One genomic region from Pongo abelii isolate AG06213 chromosome 4, NHGRI_mPonAbe1-v2.0_pri, whole genome shotgun sequence encodes:
- the NKX2-5 gene encoding homeobox protein Nkx-2.5 isoform X2, with protein MFPSPALTPTPFSVKDILNLEQQQRSLAAAGELSARLEATLAPSSCMLAAFKPEAYAGPEAAAPGLPELRAELGPAPSPAKCASAFPAAPAFYPRAYSDPDPAKDPRAEKKA; from the coding sequence ATGTTCCCCAGCCCTGCGCTCACGCCCACGCCCTTCTCAGTCAAAGACATCCTAAACCTGGAGCAGCAGCAGCGCAGCCTGGCTGCCGCCGGAGAGCTCTCTGCGCGCCTGGAGGCGACCCTGGCGCCCTCCTCCTGCATGCTGGCCGCCTTCAAGCCAGAGGCCTACGCCGGGCCCGAGGCGGCTGCGCCGGGCCTCCCAGAGCTGCGCGCAGAGCTGGGCCCCGCGCCTTCACCAGCCAAGTGTGCGTCTGCCTTTCCCGCCGCCCCCGCCTTCTATCCGCGTGCCTACAGCGACCCCGACCCAGCTAAGGACCCTCGAGCCGAAAAGAAAG